One Hoplias malabaricus isolate fHopMal1 chromosome 12, fHopMal1.hap1, whole genome shotgun sequence genomic window, TGCGGAAAAAAGACAGAGCagcaaaaaaagagagagagcgcgagctCGACACACAGATGAGACTGGATTGGAATCGCTTCGTAAAAGTAAAGACGAAAACGCGGAGCCAGCTCTACtcgtctctccctctttttaaCCGCCGTCGCTCTTATTTAGCCGCTCGCCGACGCGTCCGCGGCCGCCATGCTCACGGGTGGGACCCGAGCCGTCCGTCCCCTTCGCCCTCCCGGCCTCCGTAgcgctgatgatgatgatgatgatgacgaagACAAGGAGGAAGACCAGGAGGAGGAGAATAACCAAAGCTTGGCTTTTTTTAAGCAGAGATTTTACAGACTACAAAATAAACGAATAGTGACATTATTATGAAAAGATTCTTTTTGGATAAATGTTCTTTTCCTCTTTCACCCtacagaacacacactagtTTTCAGCTCCTGATGGAGTCAAGTCTAAAATCGcattgtgttctgtgttttgtaAACCCCGGGTACTTTCTGtgattaaactgaaaaaaaaggcGAAGGCGGGGAGGGCAGGCTGCCGGTGACGAGCACGGAGCCCCGGTGTGCGCGCTCACGAGTCTCGGTGGTCGGGAGCGCGCACACAGCCACGCTGGAAGTGGGGGATTTCGGTGTTCAGCCAATGGCCAAGTGCTGGCTCTTGTCGCTATGGAAACGCACAGCCTTCCAGCGCGCGTGCGCGACTTAAAATGGGAATTGTGTAGAACCCCCAGAATATTTACACCGCTGTCATTAATTTGTATTTGTGGTCTTGTATGACcacaagaaagaaaagaagacaAAAGAATACAGTATGAATAGGCAGACAAATCTCCTGTTTACAACAGGCAGTTTACAAAAGCCTGGAATATCTGTACTAATAACATAGGAACGCATCCAGCCCAGCgtttacacaacacacaaaatccGGGGGGTGAGGAGAGGggatacacacaacacacaaaaaaaaaaaacaccggCAATGTACACAAAATAATTCGCcaaacccaaataaacacttcaCTACATGAAACACTAACAACGCCTTTTTAAGTGTAGGGGACTCTGCATGGCCACGCCCCCGAGTTCCCTACCGCATATTGGAGCCAAAGCCATAAATGTCAATAGTAGGCTCTCCCACACCCATTTTGGGCTGCTTTACCACCCATAAGTCCCTGACATATTCGTGCAGTGTAATGATATATTTGTAATAGGAAATCAGCATATATTTTTTGTGAGACCACACACCAGCAGTTATGTATAATAAAGTTAAGTAGTCAagttaaaacaatgaaaaaatataacGTAAGCATTGTGAACGCCTTATGATTAAGTTTTTTTAGTAGCATATTGTGGTTAAGGATAAGTTTATGTGTGACCCCCACAGTTCATACTCTTCTGGCAGTTCAAGTTGGAGGGACTGGAATCGGAAATGGGTGTCATTTTCTTGGGAATTAGGGCAACAGAGGTTGCCAAAGAGTAAAATTCATTTACCAGATTCTGAAGCCACAGTGTAGGTGAACTAGCTGACTCCACAGTAATGACTGTATTCATTACAACAGATTTACAGGTGAGATACAGATACACTACTGATAAATTGTTAGCACTATTTTAATTAACACTGGCTGTTTTAATACAACACCATTGCTATTTAAACATCTTGTATTCAAAGGTGACATTAAAGACTAGATAATTTTGTTGGTACCTCAAACTGAACTGATAACGACAGTAGTTAGGATGAACctgtgtggagaaaaaaaaacctaatgtTTTAAATAGCTGCTACCTGTTTACAACAATAATAcagtcacagaaaaaaaaccaaACCATGGAActcattaaaagattttatttatttttgtgacaaTACAGTTTACATACTGTATGTTTAGGGAACCAAAGCAAAAACCTACttaattttacataaaataGCATAGAAAAAGTCCTAAAAGGATATTATAATGTGTGTTGGAATCATTCAGCTCTGAATTCGACTGTCTGTGATTCCTCCCCCAAAAGTGGTGTTGTATGGAGCCTATGGAACAGGGTGGAGGTGAGAAAACTAACACTTTGTATCAAACCGTTATGATCTGAACGTCTGTTCTCCACACTTCCAGCCTCCATCCTATTTAATGAATCGTAGCCCACTTGTTCACTTCAGTTGTGGAGAACAGGCATCAGAATAGAAACAAGATTAATGGCCATCAAAGTAGAATTTGTTGTGTCTGTCGCTTTCAACTGTCACCTCTTTAGCATCAGGTTGTTAGAGAATATTCCTCAAGGGAAATACATTGTTATGTATTAGGAGATCAGATACAATCATCTGTATTACAAAAAAAGCTTTTAAAGAACGCTTAAAGACAAGAAATGTTAAGAGCATCACATAGAAGATAAGGCAAACATCACATGTGAAGAGACTACTAACCAACCTCAAAACCTGTCCAGAAAGTTTTTCAACAGTCAAGAGAGAAATCACATTCTGAATTTCTTGTCCACCAGACTGATACCAAGAGAGCAGAAGATACATTGACACATAAATGGGCCACATTCATATATTCAATAAAACATGAGCTCAGCACTGACACAGCATCCGGCTGAATTCCCCACAGGAACAGAAGTTTGGACATTTTTTTATGCTTATATCTTGAACATGACCACAACCATAATATCAGTTAAGTTTGATTCTTACAGTCAAGTGAGTGATGACAGACTCTTCTTATAGTATTTCTACTTTGCTTAATAACAGTTTCTGTATGTAGGATTCTATCAGGACATAACAAATACCTTGACTTtaggttattgttttttttatttttttggtagaATAAGTGAGTATCTTAAGACTAACATACTTTCAATTCAATAGCATGGTCCATCATGACAATAAGGCATTGAAACTAAGTATTTTTCCAGTAGTAGGGAAAAATCTTACTTATCCTATCATCTTAAAAAAGAATGTAACATCACTTacaaaaacacagttttattcatAGCAATTCTGAACTGTCACATTAACAAATTAGTACTGCTCTAAAATATTAGCACACGAAAGTGAACCTCTATAAAATGAAATGCAATGTATATATTTAGTCTGACAAAATATGAGCACTTTTCCAGCCTGGCCTTTGGTGGAGTGTCAGGCTAATGGCACCGGTTATCTGTTCCTCTGGGCCGGCTACTTACTCACCGCAAAGTTTCCCTCTTTGACAAAAAGGACACCTCATCCGTAGATACACACTTCTATGTTTCCAACCAGTCAACAACTATTTTGTTACTCTAAAGTATTAGATTCACAACAGTATCAACAACGTACTTTCAGTAATAACCAAAGCAACGCTTAACCCTGTGTATTGAGTACACTGTAGCCCACCATAAGTGGAGTCCAGCCCTTTACTCTTCCTTCACAAGTCAAGTGACTCTGATGAGGGAGCTTGGACTGAGCTGGCCTTTAAACCTCATGAGAACAACCAGGCCCTATctcaaataaattacattcatCTCAAAACAGAATACAACAATGGTCCATTAACAACAATCAATACCGCAACATTACATAATAGTTCTCATATATCTTATCACAACATAAAAATTCAAGCAGTGCCTTTGTGTATCTAAACTGAAGATTGTCTAAGTTCTCACATGGCATTATATCTCCGCCCTGAATTAAAACActcctgaaaacacacaaacatacacagagaaaatatctgaaataaaactgaaaattgTTGAGAAATTACTGCTTTTCTTAAATGAAGGTGTAAATCTTAGTTAATAAGAGCTATTAAGCAGTATGTTGAGTATATGTTAAACACACTGTTGTAACCGAATACACTTCTGATGCTTTTCTaagaaatcaaataaatgtaaagatgAACATAAGCATAAAAGGAAACTGAAATTTAAGAAAGGGATTGGAAACAATACGCAAGGATTATAAAACTTATTCAATCTGCAATCATTACTTATTAGGCACTGAAGTGCCAACCAGGGATAATTGTGCATTCACTACAGCAGGTGTTTTCCAGCTTTAGAGCCACTGGCCTGCAGCTTTCCCTTTACTATCACATGATTCAGCCAATGAAGGGCTTGATAATTATATGATGAGCTGAGTCATGTGTTAGAGCTGAGAAAACAGGAGCAACACAGTGGGCCTGCAGAATCCTGCTAATATCATTTAAGGTTTTTAAGTAGTCACAAattggctttgtttatgttttcatCAAGGACTAAACCATTCTTTTAAAGTATATGACATCAATCTTTTtttaagccttttttttttagttgtttttttttgtgagattgaCACATTGCAGCAACATAACTGAACATGAACAGGTCATTTGTCTCCATTAGATGCTAGTTAGGAACTCTGTTAGGCACTTATACAGAATTATAACAGAATAAATACGAAAACAAAAGCATAAACTAGGAACAAGATTAACTCAGCACAACTCAGCTCAACCGAATTCAGCTCAAAGTCCTGGGAATTCCAGACCCTGAGTCTAGCTGTGGAGCACAGGCTTACTAATGTTAAACTACATAactgtacacacagacacacatacacgctAAGTCACACTTTTGCACATAATTGTCTCTTAGATTCTCTCTATGGTTTTCACTCTTTTCCAATGGCACAGTATCAAGAGAACAGCATCGACTCTGGCAAAATAATGACTCACTCAATATTTCCAACTCAAGAAATTAAAAAGAACTTTAGATTCACACTCAAGTCTTAAAGGGCTCATGTATCACTATTATTTTTTGGCCACTATGAAAGGTCAAAACGTTGTTTATTCCTGTACCTACCAGTAATTTGGCAAACAAGAGTAGCCATTTTCTCAGTCCATGCTGCTAAGTCGCAGAAGTGTTTGCTCAGGGCATTAGGTGGCGCTGTGTAGCAGAGAGATCAGCTCTTCCTGTCCTTCTTCTGTGTATTGCATGCTGTCAACCATTCTCTTGTATGGTTTTGACAAACTGTCTGCCATCCTTCTGCATGGCTTCGACATGCTTCGGCACTAGGGTGTCCAGTCAGTCCCTGCAGCCTGTCCACACAGGTAAACTCTCATACATTAATATCTATGTGCTCAACTAAAAGAGAGCGTTCCTCACAATTGGATTCTAATAGTCTTTCTCAAGACACTGCCTTTAAAAAAGTGCAAATAAACTCACACAGTAAAATAAGTGTTGAATTAACTCCTACTCAACACTGGTGATAGTACTGTGTAAATCtgtataattatataatgtatTAAAATTTACAAGCAaaaaattaagattttttttttcagtaaaccTCTCCTAGAAATGTATACTTAGAATCACTTTAATTCTTTACTTGTTTATGTATAtactccatatatatatatatatatatttgtaagaTATATTCCTCAAATGTAATCCAATAAGCGTTATCTAATGGTAAgactatatgtgtatgtgtgtgtatcagcATGCATGTAGCTGTAGTTCTGGTGAGCTGAAGATGTTGTATCCACACACTTGTTGTCtaaggagtgtgtgtatgttgcgcTGGCACTCTGTCCCACTCCTTTGCTCTATTTCAAAATGATCTGTTGTAAAGGGAACAAAAAACCATGTTGAAAGTAACATTATCcaaaacatttcaaatgaaTAAAAGTTACAAAACACTAAAATCCTCTGCTTTAAGCAATGTTCTAATAATTATAATGATCTCCAGTACAGAGAAAACATAGCTAAACATGCCTCAAAGAGTTAAAAACCATTTAGGCACTCAACTTGCCACTAACTCTGGGTCAATGAGTGAGCtgacaaaactggacttttggACAGGATTAATCTACAAGAGACATCTGTATGATATTATATAATTTACTCCAGTGAAGGAGTTCTTAAATACACTGTGTCTGTTGCTAGTGAGTGAACTGCAGGCTCTGCAGGCTCTGCAGGCACAGCAAAGAGACAATCCCagatgttcttgaccagctggATTTTGCCAGGACTGGTGATAGAATGTCATACGAATTCTATTGAACTATCTAATTTCCCACTTCAGAACTGTATTCACAGCCCTCACCTGCTTCTACATTTGGTCTTTtgggttttattattattatttttatattctatGCCGATGCACTCCCCTACAAATTCACTCTTAGCATTCCAGAATTATTCCTTCTATCCTATTAGAGCTATTAAAAACGTATGGTGAAAAGTCCTAACATTTGTGACATCACTATTTAAATTTTAGAGAAAAAAAGgcaaacatttttttccctAACATTGAGCAGcactaatgaaaaacaaattttgataaaaaattatgaaaaaacacttgCAAATAATGATAtctgctgtccaattaaaaccacGTGTCTCCaaaattttacaggagaaggaaaacccCTTCTTTACTTTCAATTTAAGTCAATATAAAAAAGATTTTCTTCCAGGTCATTCTGAagcttttttatgtttttgctccattcatcatgaaattttcaaacAATGCTGTAGATTAACAATTGACAAACAAggggatacatgtttttcattggacagtgacaatatatgaAATGGAAATGTGACATGTTCCACAGTCTGCTATGGGTATTGCAGTGTGTAATGTGAGATCGTTGTAATTTATTACTCGGTTGTAAACAAATGTTGTAAATTAAGGATAAAGGATAAATTAACAATGAAAgcagttttaaataaatgtgtcctGCTTTTACTTTGTAAGTGCAGTAAGTAGAATAATATCCAATATATTCATACGAGTTTGTTAAAGCCCCTTAACTGGAGTGCAATTTCATAATCCATATAAAATTCTATAAAACGTAAAAATGCTGCTAGGTCACCAATGGTGTACACATCTTAATAAACCTTATATATAATTCCCATTTGCAGCATTAAAAAGCATGCAAGACCTTgtatgatttgatttgattataaGCTCTTCTTGTGCAAACAGtgctttttgtacatttttcacatcaaaacaaatggaaatattAGTAGAGAAAGTTTAGACTCAAAGCTGTCAATACAGAATGTATATTGAACACCAGTGCACTGCATTACATAACTACGTGATTcattatataattacatatgcataattatgtaatataaaatcaaatgtaattatgtaatgcagaaacataaagtaataaatCATCTGGATTCTTAAAATTAATATAGTTGAGAAAGCATGGCCAAGCACAGATCTTTTCCTTTAGATGCAAGTGAATATACTACAAATATAGGtgtctgtgtaagtgtgtagGCCTATTTGTGTATAAGAAGGCACGCATTATAATAAAGAACACACctcataaatatgtattttctgtattaCTTAATATGTCAAGCTGTACAGTCTGCGTGACAGGAGGACAGAATTTCTTTATATGCCGTGGAAATTTGTCACACGTATAATGTGGGATGTGTCAGAGTTCATTTTAAAATtcaatatgtaataaataagcATACAAAAACTTTCATAGACAATAtgatatatgaaaataaaatattcattgtCCTGTTCACTGCTAAGTTTCTTGAAGTTGGGTTCTTCTTGTAACGTGCTATCCACATATAACCTGACATTTATTCCAACATAAATCCAGGCCCAGCAAAACATTCTATCTTTTGACTGACAGTTGATTGAGCTGAAGGTTGTGATGAGGCGTTTGTAAATCAGTGGGAGGAAGGTGCAACCTTCTGAAAGGAAATTAGTTTTTGCAGGGAGTAAGGGCTGCTAACAAACTGATGGGTCGGAGTTGGTGTGTCTAGAGATTTAAAAACCGATACCTTGGTTCAGATGGTCTGTGAAATGTTTATCAGTTTAATTTCCTGATTGTTTGAGGCTAAATACAAATATAGGAAACTGggtttaaaactttttttttatttggtatattttaaaaagaactgGTTTTCCTTTGTTATtccaatttgtaaatgtttgttcCTCAAAATCAGAATttcagaataataaaaaaacaacgcTTTGTACGTTTTGTAATGAAAGTGATAGGACTGTACCATCACATCAGAGGAGACCAACCTGCTGTACCTCTCTGCATGTTAACCCAAACAGTGAATAATGTCTTTGTACTCAAGGGCCAatattaaacacagacacagagcagcagTGTCAGCATTTACATAATACACATAAATAGGGTACACACATGATGACAACTAGATGTTTAAATAACTGGAACACTGAATTTCATTCAGGTTCTGGGGTTTGCTCTTGTTTAAGGGTAATATCACTTATTTTTAGCCCAGTAAAGTTTGGAGTCCCGTTTTCTGTGATATTCCACAAGAAACACATCATAGATGCACACAGAGAAGCCTAGCTGGTATGACTGAGTTTCAGATAAGTGTAGATTGTTTGACTGCAGTGTGGCCGAGTAAATGATGACACTGCTGCTCCGTGTGTTTCTGTATAATTTTGGCCCTTAACCGGTATGGTTTACGTTCAGAGAGCATGTCTCCCCTGCTGTGATGGTACAGTCCAATCACTTTCATTACAAGAGACagtaaagggaaaaaaacaaaacaaaggaagTCCCATTTCTTTCCTTACTATAccaaatgcaaaaaataaaaaatgaagttTTAAACCCAGTTTCCTATATTTGTATATAGCCTCAAATGATTACGATATTGAACTGATAAACGTTACACAGACCTCAGACATACAACTTCATTCTTTATTTATAAGCTGAGGTATCAGCAAGAGCCTGTGGAgtgaccagcagagggcagtgaTACATGGATTATGAATTTGCTAAACACTCCCTGTTCAATACAAGCTTCATAAAACCACAAATATCCTTGTGATTAACCATAATTGTTTTAATGACAAATTATTGAGTCCATCTGTTGAGTTGTGTACTCTTGTTCCACCTCCAACCAGTGAAACTGTGCCAATAACAAGGGCAGCTCAATAAAGGCGAACACATGCAAAACAATGACATAAATGAAGCAGCAGAACATAACTACAGAGTGCATGAAAGGGGAGCTCTAAACAGTTGCTGTGACTGTCTGAGGTGGAAGAAGCAATTTACTGACCAAAACTACAAATCGCTCTATAGATTGAGCAAGGGCTAGGCTTCTAAAGCCTAATGAAATCTTAAAGCAGGGGCGCACACCCCCACTTAAATGAATATATAGGCCAAATTTCCCATGGCAACTGGTTTATACCCATATGCTACAAAAATGTAATGAGATGACGGCCATCTGCCTGTTTAGATGAGCATGACCTGCGTTGGAAAAGCAACCAGACAAATATCAGGAAACACTTCTTGataatatatatgtttaaatggggCTGTGCTAAAACAGAGATGTCTTTTCTACATAAAAGAAAGTACTGCTGTAGGTCAGCATTTGTTTAGAACTAATTGGGTGggcacagtgagagagagagcttttaaAGGAGCAAACCTGATTGGCGGTTGCCGCggcggcagcagcagcagcagcagcgtaGGGGCTTGCAGCAGGAGCGGAGGCAGTAGCGGGCGGGGCACTGAGCATCATGGGAACTTTTTTCAGGAGGGGAACCATGGAAGCAATGAACAAGGAGGAGCAGCGTTACGGTAACCACAGAATTGTGTGGGATATGTATGCGTGCAtgcgtgcttgtgtgtgtgtgtgtgtgtttctatctTCTAAAGAATAAAGCCACTGTTAAATCAGACCAGCAGATGGCATGCAGACAACAAGCGAAGCAGAAAAGGGACAAGTATGAACATGTAAGATAACCTATTTATACTGTAATTACTGTCCTGTTATTTCAGttgcttaaacacacacacattttatccCATGATTTCATGTGAGAACAGAAAAAATGCTTGGGTATTAAACTGAAATCACTATGGGGTAACTGTAGGCATGATTTGATTTTGTAACAAGGAAGACTGAAGATAACACTGATAAAGTTTGAGCAACATATTGGTAAAAAGTAAATGCATGGAGACTTATAAACCCACTCTATGCCTTGTTAAGGCAAAACACAAACTAGAGgtagaaggaaggaaggaaatcTTTGATTGGAGATACTTACACTGCATTAAATCTTTCCCATGTGtgactgcattttttttattgattattgGATAGGATTATTTTCTCTTGCCAAGTGccatacacagtaaattctccagttttaaatcaacactatgagagtgagagtgttaaattattacactaacagagttaatttaacactaatagagTGGATTTAACAATGGAGAATTTACTGCGTAATATTGAactaatgtaataatgtaataaagataatatatttttagcGCCTTTACACAGTGTCTTATGCATATTCATTACTTCTGTGAGTGCAAACTGCTTTACTCAGCCAGTGAGCAGACAATGGGCAAACAGGAAGTGGCCAGACGTCCTGTAAACTGGTTCTGATAACGAGCGGCGGTACGCTATATTCTGACATTAGCCCAGAGTTATAATGTAAGGCAGCATGGGCAAGCTTGGGgatgtgtgttgtgtggagAACACATTTCATCTGAGTAAAACTTAAAGGATTGTTACAAGATCATATCTGACCTGCAAGACTAACGCAGTAATATGAGCAATGTCCCGAATTCATAACTAACAGAAACCAACACATGCAtgtgaatataaacacacagcattCTAAGCTGAACCTCATAAAGCTCAGAATCTTAGATGTTGGTCTTAAGACAGCCGTGACTAAAGGCTACTAAGCTTTGCCGAATTgacatttgtgaaataaatGTTGTAAAACTAGTCTACAATATAAAATCAGACAAACAATGTCAGAATCCTTGtctaaaagcaaaacaaaatgccCAACACAGCAATCACCGGACTGTCCAATTATATAGAGCTGAATTTAGTGTGCCCAATTAACCAGTCATTAATTGTGACTGGATCTCCAGCTCCTAATCCGTGGTTATAGTACCATTAGTACTGGTTATATTACCATAAGTAAAGGTTTATGGCATGCGTAGAATGGGATTCCGTCTTTGAAGGAAAGGGAAGAATATCAACAGGGTAAACAACAACGCAGCTGGTTGGATATATCAGATAACTGCTCGTTCACATTTCGAATGGTATGGATTCTAAGACTAACAAGCAATTTGAGAGGCCCTGGCTTAAAAGACTATTTCAAACAACTGTGAAGTGTAGTCATACTTATTTTAGCATGATAGAAGATGAGAgtaggggagagacagagaggtcaTTAGAGAATGTCACAGAGAAAAAGCAAAAGGAACATACCAATGCCAGGTCCAGGAGACATGCACAAGACTGAGCCTGGAGCAGCAGTGGAGAGGAAAGAGAATTAATACAGCCATTAAGTTACTAATTGATTTACATGCTTCTGAATCACAGAAGCCAAAGCTCATTGTACACATAATACAGACCTTGGTAAAGATAGGagggtgaacacacacaaactcatggAGTGGAAAGAGTAGCTGAGGATCTGTGAGGAGCTTTACAAATGTGaatgaaacagagactgaagtAAGGTGGACCCAGACTGAGTGTAAGTGCATCATGCTGCAGTGTGATTTTGAATAGAATCTGAGTGCATGGGTAATGCTCGGTTTGTGTTTATACCTGTAGGGAAGAGTGCAGTAGAAGGCTGCAGTGGTGTATTGGTGAGAGCTTGTGGGTAGTGCAGAACACTGGGGTTCAACAAACCCGTTGGTCCTCCACTCTTCTCCAGAGCCATTCGTTTAGCCAACGGCTGCAACATACTGTGAGGAAATGCCTGAGACAGAAAGAgccagacagagaaagagaatgaaaatgaatataaaatatattgagtGATGTTTACAGTGAAAGCTACaactaaacaaaataaacttCCCTTACATTTTACCATCTTATGAGTACTTTAAAAGGCTGAAACATACATCTACCCAATAAGAGCTCTTAGGCTTGTAAGTGATTTGGTGGTAAATATTTAGCTGAGGGTACACGATGTCACACGTAGAGGATGAGCTTTACTTTATTTCAAATGAGGAAGCAAAATCAAATCTGTGAGTGGCCACAGTACAATAACAGTGATTTAAGACCATGCAAAGCCAGAGGTGAAAGGTGAAGTACCATGTCAACAGTTGCCTCGAGGGGTCGCTTCAGCACTTTGGCACTTGACTGAGTCTGCACACAGCACGCAGCCAACACATGATGGCAGTGGGCCAATGGGAGTCAAGCGTATTAACATACAGCAAGCACAGGTGCGTCATGGGAACAGCATTGCATTGTGGAGAggtgagaagaaaaaaaaaaacacaaaaaaatgaaataatctgAATGCTGTTTACTACATAAATAATAtgcatgcacacaaacaaaacaggtTTAATCATTGTTATATTTGTTAAGCCCTAAGCACAGTTTTGTTAAAAACAAGAGCTGCAGAAACACCAGCATGGAACTATAAATACTGATGATGCTTCATTAGTCTTTCAGCAAGACCACAATTAAGAGCTTACCTGTTATTACTAAAATTATGGTGTTAAatattttctcataaacacaccaACAATACGTCCCATGTTTTGAGATCTACTATGTTTAATACTAACTAATGAAGCATGAGCAGTGGCCAGGTCTAAAAGTAGTTGCTATTTTATGCTTTAAATGGATATAAAGTAGTGACAATGTGTTTATGTTGAGGGGATTTGATTGGTATGCTTGAAGGGGTAAATCTCCGCTCACCGGCAGCAGTGTTCTGGATGCTGTGGGAGGTTTTGAGTCTTGTATGTACTTGTAtatgtgtgcacatgtactaAAGTCCAGCCCAGCAGGGAGagcagcagtgttttttttttggctctaGGAGATGCTTTGAGTCTTCTGTATAGGgtgtaatgtgtgttttcagagtgtttgtgtttaccaAGCCTCACCATAGCAGCGGCTGCAGCAGTGCTCTGGGTGCTCTGAGAGCTTTTGAGGCGTGCCTGCAGATGAGCAGGAGGGTGGAAGTATTTGCACTTCTCTCTAGAGCAGCGGCTCTTCACGTAGTCCATGCACACTGTTACTGTGTTATCAGTGCTGTCAATCATGGGGCTGTCACTTGGGTGGGCAAACCGACAGTCTGTCTCTCCTCGGGAGCAGTTGCCCCTCTGGAACTCTCTACACACCTACACATACAAAGCATAGGGGGCCATTCTCATGAGCGCGACATAAAATGGTATTAACATatctctgtatttattttatcagAAAAGCCACGTTTAGTATCTAGATATTGATATCATTTAGTGTTGCTGCATTTTGGTTTTTATTTCCAGGTAGATGCATAAGCTAGAATGCAAATGTATCCCCCAAAAAATATTAGAATGCATGCATTTGTGTATCACTTATgtgtgctttaaaatgaataaaagaggCTACTCTTGTGCATGTATGTACCTCCAACTTGTCAGAGCGAAGTGCTTTCTGAGAAGATGATGAGTTGGAGCTCTGCACTGCTACTGTAGGATTTCCAGAGACAATCACTGAGTTGCTTGGGAGCATCTCTGTTGCAACCAGCCCCA contains:
- the mbnl2 gene encoding muscleblind-like protein 2 isoform X4, with translation MSVALPTVRDTKWLTLEVCRQFQRGTCSRSDEECKFAHPPKSCQVDNGRVIACFDSLKGRCSRDNCKYLHPPSHLKSQLEINGRNNLIQQKTAAAMLAQQMQFMLPGSTLPTVSSFPISQSLGPGPGISYSPYLSSVPHGMGLVATEMLPSNSVIVSGNPTVAVQSSNSSSSQKALRSDKLEVCREFQRGNCSRGETDCRFAHPSDSPMIDSTDNTVTVCMDYVKSRCSREKCKYFHPPAHLQARLKSSQSTQSTAAAAAMTQSSAKVLKRPLEATVDMAFPHSMLQPLAKRMALEKSGGPTGLLNPSVLHYPQALTNTPLQPSTALFPTVPMMLSAPPATASAPAASPYAAAAAAAAAATANQIILK
- the mbnl2 gene encoding muscleblind-like protein 2 isoform X1, which codes for MSVALPTVRDTKWLTLEVCRQFQRGTCSRSDEECKFAHPPKSCQVDNGRVIACFDSLKGRCSRDNCKYLHPPSHLKSQLEINGRNNLIQQKTAAAMLAQQMQFMLPGSTLPTVSSFPISQSLGPGPGISYSPYLSSVPHGMGLVATEMLPSNSVIVSGNPTVAVQSSNSSSSQKALRSDKLEVCREFQRGNCSRGETDCRFAHPSDSPMIDSTDNTVTVCMDYVKSRCSREKCKYFHPPAHLQARLKSSQSTQSTAAAAAMTQSSAKVLKRPLEATVDMAFPHSMLQPLAKRMALEKSGGPTGLLNPSVLHYPQALTNTPLQPSTALFPTGSVLCMSPGPGIDHFEIEQRSGTECQRNIHTLLRQQVCGYNIFSSPELQLHAC
- the mbnl2 gene encoding muscleblind-like protein 2 isoform X3; amino-acid sequence: MSVALPTVRDTKWLTLEVCRQFQRGTCSRSDEECKFAHPPKSCQVDNGRVIACFDSLKGRCSRDNCKYLHPPSHLKSQLEINGRNNLIQQKTAAAMLAQQMQFMLPGSTLPTVSSFPISQSLGPGPGISYSPYLSSVPHGMGLVATEMLPSNSVIVSGNPTVAVQSSNSSSSQKALRSDKLEVCREFQRGNCSRGETDCRFAHPSDSPMIDSTDNTVTVCMDYVKSRCSREKCKYFHPPAHLQARLKSSQSTQSTAAAAAMTQSSAKVLKRPLEATVDMAFPHSMLQPLAKRMALEKSGGPTGLLNPSVLHYPQALTNTPLQPSTALFPTDHFEIEQRSGTECQRNIHTLLRQQVCGYNIFSSPELQLHAC
- the mbnl2 gene encoding muscleblind-like protein 2 isoform X6 codes for the protein MSVALPTVRDTKWLTLEVCRQFQRGTCSRSDEECKFAHPPKSCQVDNGRVIACFDSLKGRCSRDNCKYLHPPSHLKSQLEINGRNNLIQQKTAAAMLAQQMQFMLPGSTLPTVSSFPISQSLGPGPGISYSPYLSSVPHGMGLVATEMLPSNSVIVSGNPTVAVQSSNSSSSQKALRSDKLEVCREFQRGNCSRGETDCRFAHPSDSPMIDSTDNTVTVCMDYVKSRCSREKCKYFHPPAHLQARLKSSQSTQSTAAAAAMAFPHSMLQPLAKRMALEKSGGPTGLLNPSVLHYPQALTNTPLQPSTALFPTVPMMLSAPPATASAPAASPYAAAAAAAAAATANQIILK
- the mbnl2 gene encoding muscleblind-like protein 2 isoform X5; translated protein: MSVALPTVRDTKWLTLEVCRQFQRGTCSRSDEECKFAHPPKSCQVDNGRVIACFDSLKGRCSRDNCKYLHPPSHLKSQLEINGRNNLIQQKTAAAMLAQQMQFMLPGSTLPTVSSFPISQSLGPGPGISYSPYLSSVPHGMGLVATEMLPSNSVIVSGNPTVAVQSSNSSSSQKALRSDKLEVCREFQRGNCSRGETDCRFAHPSDSPMIDSTDNTVTVCMDYVKSRCSREKCKYFHPPAHLQARLKSSQSTQSTAAAAAMAFPHSMLQPLAKRMALEKSGGPTGLLNPSVLHYPQALTNTPLQPSTALFPTGSVLCMSPGPGIDHFEIEQRSGTECQRNIHTLLRQQVCGYNIFSSPELQLHAC